A window of Aphelocoma coerulescens isolate FSJ_1873_10779 chromosome W unlocalized genomic scaffold, UR_Acoe_1.0 ChrW_unloc_scaf_3, whole genome shotgun sequence contains these coding sequences:
- the LOC138102871 gene encoding uncharacterized protein, with amino-acid sequence MTENPSAKVKAAFYALLAKHNARPSPGGEEWAQNNWFNLDYVTDRVYSLQHETRFKFGRNKTIICSVLGACLAAAIDHRLKRCTEEKAIIDSLQSLVEILQKQLDEEKNKNHLLEAALKEEYFRNSKNADSPKETEEKETPHIDQIYPQKELILVKNCGENCCPRVRPLIKTEYNYINDEDFEPHITTKQIPYSAVELARLKKEYGRLPHESETEYVFRVSLTGGDQIQLTEQEASGYWGHGVFLTTGDKRGTWSLTQRAAFWAGGLNPLERGDPLAIIGTPEQLLESVHKAACLQMIHERKLTPGYESPMQLPVKPALMTPLIRGLPESLKPTAIALQKTIAAVGPVERLDRFLGNPSDQTGSTDPGFTPYSTPSQPPGSQSNSPAGDRKVWTWSEVAKDLIDYSRKYGPIKIPEEKLDKTKGVRYIRAPHGEKPENVKQISNRQHWWLLGIKKGVPRDVMDGLPLDKLSKVVSNWHCRKPVLPNPSVQPSAPLLPQNLGSESDQPLPQSLCSEPKQPLPQNQGN; translated from the coding sequence atgactgaaaaccccAGTGCAAAAGTTAAAGCTGCGTTTTATGCTCTGCTAGCAAAACATAATGCCCGGCCCTCTCCGGGAGGGGAAGAATGGGCTCAAAATAACTGGTTTAATTTAGATTATGTGACTGATAGAGTATATTCTTTACAACATGAGACTAGATTTAAATTTGGCCgaaataaaaccataatctgctctgttttagggGCATGCCTTGCGGCAGCCATAGATCATCGCTTAAAGCGATGTACTGAAGAGAAAGCGATCATAGATTCCCTTCAAAGCCtagtggaaattttacaaaaacaattagatgaagaaaaaaataaaaatcacttgctagaggctgctttaaaagaggaatattttagaaattcGAAAAATGCTGACTCaccaaaagagacagaggaaaaggaaactccTCACATTGACCAAATATACCCCCAAAAAGAACTAATACTAGTAAAAAATTGTGGAGAAAACTGCTGCCCTCGTGTGAGAcctctgattaaaactgaatataATTATATCAATGATGAAGATTTTGAACCGCATATCACCACTAAACAAATACCATACAGTGCTGTTGAATTAGCTAGATTAAAAAAGGAGTATGGGCGGCTTCCCCACGAATCTGAGACAGAATATGTCTTCCGAGTGTCTCTCACCGGAGGAGACCAAATTCAATTAACTGAACAGGAGGCCAGTGGATACTGGGGACATGGAGTTTTCTTGACAACAGGAGACAAACGTGGCACGTGGTCCCTGACTCAGCGTGCAGCCTTCTGGGCCGGGGGACTCAATCCTTTAGAAAGGGGAGACCCTTTAGCTATAATTGGTACCCCCGAGCAACTCCTAGAAAGTGTCCACAAAGCTGCCTGTTTGCAAATGAtccatgaaagaaaattaactcctggATATGAATCCCCCATGCAATTACCTGTTAAACCTGCACTGATGACCCCTTTAATTCGAGGCCTTCCAGAATCACTCAAACCTACAGCAATTGCCCTTCAAAAAACCATAGCGGCTGTAGGTCCCGTAGAAAGGCTAGATAGATTCCTTGGAAACCCAAGCGACCAAACTGGATCTACCGATCCTGGGTTTACTCCCTATTCAACCCCCTCTCAGCCGCCAGGTTCACAATCGAATTCACCTGCGGGTGATCGCAAAGTTTGGACATGGAGTGAAGTTGCAAAAGATCTGATTGATTACAGTAGAAAATATGGACCTATaaaaattccagaagaaaaattagaCAAAACAAAAGGTGTCAGGTACATTCGGGCTCCTCATGGCGAAAAGCCAGAGAATGTAAAACAGATCTCTAACCGTCAGCATTGGTGGTTATTAGGCATCAAAAAGGGGGTCCCCAGAGATGTGATGGATGGCTTACCCCTTGATAAATTGAGTAAGGTAGTGTCTAACTGGCACTGCCGAAAACCCGTTCTACCAAATCCATCAGTTCAACCCagtgcacccctcctccctcagaaTCTGGGCAGTGAGTCAGACCAACCACTCCCTCAAAGTCTGTGCAGTGAGCCAAAACAACCTCTCcctcaaaaccagggaaactaG